In Solanum lycopersicum chromosome 5, SLM_r2.1, the following are encoded in one genomic region:
- the LOC101246425 gene encoding uncharacterized protein, whose product MMAAKANPNSPFLSSSSSTHYSSFPFHQVSKKKVSFLVDFQCRKLVFACSEKPIPDSVNLDPSISNSGSGSSKNDSDGASSSPSNAIDFLTLCHSLKTTKRKGWVNHAIKGSESIADHMYRMSLMALIVGDLPGVNRERCIKMAIVHDIAEAIVGDITPSDGVPKAEKSRLEQAALTEMCKVLGGGMRAEEIKELWQEYENNASLEANLVKDFDKVEMILQALEYESEHGKVLDEFFLSTAGKFQTEIGKSWAAEIHLRRNSRLGN is encoded by the exons ATGATGGCAGCTAAAGCAAACCCAAATTCCCCTTTTctttcatcttcatcatcaaccCATTACTCTTCTTTCCCTTTTCATCAGGTTTCTAAAAAAAAGGTTTCTTTTTTGGTTGATTTTCAATGTAGAAAGCTTGTTTTTGCTTGTTCTGAGAAACCCATTCCGGATTCTGTGAATTTGGATCCGAGTATCTCGAATTCCGGGTCCGGGTCATCAAAGAATGACAGTGATGGAGCTTCATCTTCTCCTTCCAATGCCATTGATTTCCTCACTTTGTGTCATAGTCTTAAG ACCACAAAGCGGAAGGGATGGGTAAATCATGCAATAAAAGGTTCTGAATCTATTGCTGATCATATGTATCGTATGTCATTGATGGCTCTGATTGTTGGCGACCTTCCTGGTGTTAACAGGGAAAG GTGTATCAAGATGGCCATTGTTCATGATATTGCAGAAG CAATTGTCGGAGATATAACTCCATCTGATGGTGTACCCAAGGCTGAAAAAAGCAGACTTGAGCAAGCTGCTTTGACTGAAATGTGCAAAGTTCTTGGTGGAGGGATGAGAg CTGAAGAGATTAAAGAACTATGGCAAGAGTATGAAAACAATGCTTCATTGGAAGCCAATCTCGTAAAAGATTTTGACAAG GTTGAAATGATTCTGCAGGCATTGGAATATGAATCAG AACATGGAAAGGTGCTGGATGAGTTTTTCCTTTCAACTGCAG GAAAGTTTCAAACAGAAATAGGGAAAAGCTGGGCAGCTGAAATCCATTTGAGGAGAAACTCCAGATTGGGAAACTGA
- the LOC112941472 gene encoding F-box protein At3g57590-like, with the protein MEKEKTIAQTKSSISQDIIYEIFSRLPDKSFTRFKCVSKFYNSLVSFKVLAWTYPRKKFYTIKQKFMILDESNLIEPEEKIDKKGSAHLIKELDGFPYHKIDYIEGLFCLWNPSQLPPIIFNPTTRKVTYISCQNLADDEIDEYHIILGFEPEKKTHKVLLITYPHNYILSSSRYWIFTIGTSESWQEIILTNLFVTPPSKGVCIDGVIYFFAYHNRGRYLKMTMVNLRVENFKIISLWNKHRHYSVDNMFDYIHLIEVKGKLAVVDVKQGTTREIILRILQNSETEEWVNHTIVLPRLLSRDIAKENMFYLKNYVYSNTLNGEIVLMNSLIKPNWMYFYNFNKNSWREIEVLGFEEKVNIFGICSYIES; encoded by the coding sequence ATGGAGAAGGAGAAAACAATTGCTCAAACGAAATCTTCAATATCCCaagatattatttatgaaatattctcCCGTCTTCCTGACAAGTCTTTTACGCGTTTTAAATGTGTCTCAAAATTCTATAACTCTCTTGTATCATTCAAAGTCCTTGCATGGACATATCCTCGAAAAAAGTTTTACACCATAAAgcaaaaatttatgattttagaCGAATCCAATTTAATCGAGCCCGAGGAGAAAATCGATAAGAAAGGCTCCGCTCATCTTATTAAGGAATTGGATGGCTTCCCTTATCACAAAATTGACTATATTGAAGGTTTGTTCTGCTTATGGAATCCAAGTCAATTACCTCCTATTATTTTCAATCCCACTACAAGAAAAGTAACATATATTTCGTGTCAAAATCTTGCTGACGATGAAATCGATGagtatcatattatattagGTTTTGAACCAGAAAAAAAGACGCATAAAGTTCTATTGATAACATATCCTCATAACTATATATTGTCATCATCAAGATATTGGATTTTTACTATAGGAACAAGTGAATCGTGGCAAGAAATAATACTTACCAATTTATTTGTGACACCACCCTCGAAAGGAGTTTGTATCGACggagttatttatttttttgcttacCACAATAGAGGAAGATATCTCAAGATGACAATGGTTAATTTAAGAGTGgagaatttcaaaattatctcGTTATGGAATAAACATAGACATTATTCTGTCGATAACATGTTTGATTATATTCACTTGATAGAAGTGAAGGGAAAATTAGCCGTGGTTGATGTTAAACAAGGAACAACGAGAGAGataattttgagaattttacaAAATTCTGAAACTGAAGAATGGGTGAATCATACTATTGTCTTACCTCGACTATTAAGTCGAGATATAGCAAAAGAAAACATGTTTTATTTGAAGAATTACGTTTATAGTAACACTTTGAATGGTGAAATCGTATTAATGAACTCCTTGATCAAGCCAAATTGgatgtatttttataattttaataagaaTAGTTGGAGAGAAATAGAAGTTTTGGGGTTTGAAGAAAAGGttaatatttttggtatttgTAGTTATATAGAGAGCTAA
- the LOC101246715 gene encoding uncharacterized protein yields the protein MDQDQQWLINCLNATLDPNQQVRSFAETSLQQATLQPGFGSSLCRIAEKRELPLGLRQLAAVILKQFIKKHWQEGEEGFEHPVVSSDEKVAIRGLLLPLLDDPHRKICTAIGMAVASIAHYDWPEDWPDLLPSLMKCITDQTNMNAVHGALRCFALVSADLDDNIVPKLVPVLFPCLHSIVSSPQIYEKSLRMKALSIVYACTSMLGAMSGVYKTETSAMMSPMIQSWINQFSSILEHPVPSEDPDDWSIRMEVIKCLNQFLQNFPSLMESQFGVFMGPLWQTFVSSLAVYTRSSIEGIEDPYDGRYDSDGAEQSLESFIIQLFEFLLTILGSPKFVKVVGNNVKELVYYTIAFMQTTEQQVNTWSVDANQYVADEDDNTYSCRASGALLLEEVISSCGTQGIHAIIDSAKTRFRESQQEKASGASGWWRMKEAALFALASVSEELLEAEAPEITKVGLGDTLEQILSEDMSTGVNEYPFLYARIFSSIAKFSSMVSEGLIEHFLYAAIKALGMDMPPPVKVGACRALSQLLPDTNKEILRPHFLDIFSSLTDLLKHASDETMHLVLETLQEAVKAGPDLVVSIEPVLSPIILNMWASNVADPFVSIDALEVLEAIKNAPGCIHPVVSRVLPYIGPILNNPQQQPEGLVAASLDLVTMLLKSAPTDIVKAVYEVSFDPVVRIVLKSDDHSEMQNATQCLAALISVGKEELLAWGGDTAFAMRSLLDVASRLLDPDLESSGALFVGSYILQLILHLPSQMAQHIRDLVAALLRRMQSCKLSGLRSSLLVIFARLVHMSAPHVEQFIEMLVSIPAEGHPNSFAYLMVEWTKLQGEIQGAYQIKVTTTALALLLSTKHAELGKLNVHGYLIQSSAGITTRSKAKTAPDQWMMMPLPAKILALLADALIEIQEQVLVGGDEDSDWEEVQEADVETDEALILSSSAIPRGRPSHDYLDAMAKAFDEDQDDGDDDDLLSGADPLNEINLVNYLVDFLKKFSHSEGAIFSHLLQNLTKSQHDAIQMVLKQ from the exons ATGGATCAAGATCAACAATGGCTTATCAACTGCTTGAATGCTACGCTTGATCCAAACCAACAAGTTCGTTCTTTTGCTGAAACTTCTCTTCAACAAGCTACCCTTCAACCAG GTTTTGGAAGCTCATTGTGTAGAATTGCGGAAAAGAGAGAGCTACCTTTGGGATTACGTCAG CTAGCTGCTGTTATTCTAAAGCAGTTTATAAAGAAGCATTGGCAGGAGGGTGAGGAGGGTTTTGAGCATCCTGTTGTTTCAAGTGATGAAAAG GTAGCTATACGTGGCCTTCTGTTGCCATTGCTCGATGATCCTCATAGAAAGATCTGCACAGCCATTGGTATGGCTGTGGCATCTATTGCCCATTACGATTGGCCAGAAGACTGGCCTGATCTCTTACCATCACTAATGAAGTGTATTACTGACCAAACAAACATGAATGCTG TTCATGGAGCTTTGAGGTGCTTTGCTCTTGTGTCAGCGGATTTGGACGATAATATAGTTCCGAAACTTGTTCCTGTTTTATTCCCTTGCTTGCACTCAATTGTTTCATCACCTCAG ATTTATGAGAAATCTTTGCGCATGAAGGCTCTTTCAATAGTTTATGCTTGCACCTCAATGCTAGGGGCTATGAGCGGTGTATATAAG ACGGAGACCAGTGCAATGATGTCACCTATGATTCAATCTTGGATCAACCAATTCTCTTCGATTCTAGAGCATCCAGTGCCATCGGAAGACCCTGATGATTGGAGCATCCGGATGGAG GTTATAAAGTGCTTGAATCAGTTCCTCCAGAACTTCCCGAGCCTTATGGAAAGTCAATTTGGGG tttttatgGGACCATTATGGCAGACATTTGTATCATCGCTAGCAGTATATACACGATCATCAATTGAAGGAATTGAAGATCCTTATGATGGGAGATATGATTCTGATGGTGCAGAGCAAAGTCTTGAATCATTCATCATCCAG TTGTTTGAGTTTCTATTGACTATTTTGGGCAGCCCCAAATTTGTAAAG GTAGTTGGGAACAATGTAAAGGAGTTGGTTTACTACACTATTGCCTTTATGCAGACAACAGAACAGCAG GTTAACACTTGGTCTGTTGATGCCAATCAATATGTAGCTGATGAGGATGATAATACTTACAGTTGTCGTGCTTCTG GTGCTCTTTTGTTGGAAGAAGTCATTAGTTCTTGTGGTACACAGGGAATTCATGCTATCATTGACTCTGCAAAGACGCGATTTAGGGAGTCTCAGCAAGAAAAAGCATCTGGTGCTTCAGGCTGGTGGAGA ATGAAGGAGGCTGCACTTTTTGCTTTGGCTTCAGTGTCTGAAGAGCTACTTGAAGCTGAG GCCCCTGAAATCACTAAAGTCGGTTTAGGAGATACCTTGGAACAAATTCTTTCGGAAGATATGTCAACAG GGGTGAATGAATATCCCTTCTTATATGCCCGtatattttcttccattgctaaGTTTTCCTCCATG GTCAGCGAGGGTCTAATTGAGCACTTCCTCTATGCAGCCATCAAAGCACTTGGCATGGATAT GCCTCCACCTGTTAAAGTAGGGGCATGTAGAGCACTTTCTCAACTTTTACCTGATACAAATAAAGAGATTCTCCGTCCTCATTTCTTGGATATATTTTCATCACTCACAGATCTTCTAAAGCAT GCTTCTGACGAGACCATGCATCTAGTGCTTGAAACACTACAGGAAGCAGTAAAAGCAG GCCCTGATTTGGTGGTATCTATTGAGCCAGTTCTCTCTCCGATTATACTCAATATGTGGGCTTCAAATGTTGCTGATCCTTTTGTCAGCATTGATGCTCTTGAGGTTCTGGAG GCAATAAAAAATGCTCCCGGTTGTATACATCCAGTGGTTTCTCGAGTTTTACCTTATATTGGGCCCATTTTAAATAAC CCACAACAGCAGCCAGAGGGTTTAGTTGCTGCTTCACTTGATCTCGTGACAATGTTGCTGAAG AGTGCCCCAACTGACATTGTAAAGGCGGTGTATGAAGTCTCTTTTGATCCTGTTGTTCGTATAGTCCTTAAAAGTGATGATCATAGTGAAATGCAG AATGCAACACAGTGCTTAGCTGCTCTTATATCTGTGGGGAAAGAAGAATTGCTTGCTTGGGGTGGTGATACTGCGTTTGCAATGAGAAGTTTGCTTGATGTGGCTTCAAG GCTTCTAGACCCTGATCTTGAAAGTTCTGGAGCACTTTTTGTTGGGAGCTATATCCTGCAACTTATTCTGCATCTCCCTTCACAAATGGCCCAACATATCAGAGACCTGGTTGCTGCTCTTTTGAGGCGCATGCAATCTTGTAAACTTTCTGGGTTAAGAAGCTCTTTGTTGGTTATATTTGCCAGATTG GTCCACATGAGTGCTCCTCATGTTGAACAATTTATTGAGATGTTGGTCTCAATCCCAGCAGAAGGTCATCCTAACTCCTTCGCGTATTTAATGGTTGAATGGACAAAGCTGCAAG GGGAAATTCAGGGGGCCTACCAAATCAAAGTTACCACTACAGCTTTGGCGTTACTTTTATCTACAAAGCATGCTGAATTGGGGAAACTGAATGTTCATGGCTATCTTATTCAG TCCTCTGCAGGGATAACTACACGCTCAAAAGCTAAAACAGCTCCAGATCAATGGATGATGATGCCTCTTCCTGCCAAG ATACTTGCTTTATTAGCGGACGCCTTGATCGAAATTCAAGAGCAAGTTTTAGTTGGTGGCGACGAG GATAGCGACTGGGAGGAAGTTCAAGAAGCAGACGTTGAGACGGATGAAGCCTTAATTCTATCAAGCAGTGCCATACCCCGTGGTAGACCATCCCATGATTACCTTGACGCGATGGCAAAAGCGTTTGACGAG GACCAGGATGACGGTGACGATGATGACCTTCTTAGTGGTGCCGACCCCCTTAATGAG ATAAATCTGGTGAATTATCTAGTAGATTTTCTCAAGAAATTCTCTCATAGTGAAGGAGCAATTTTCAGTCATCTGTTACAG AATTTAACGAAATCTCAACACGATGCTATTCAAATGGTGTTGAAGCAATGA